In a single window of the Lodderomyces elongisporus chromosome 4, complete sequence genome:
- the GLG2 gene encoding glycogenin glucosyltransferase (CAZy:GT8) — MSASNSAFVTLLVGESYAPGVLTLGSKLKELGTSHKLVLLLDTSTVSQELQDLISTVYDEIIPVDTIQAPLTKLAETLDRPELSITYTKLLLWGLTQYESIVYLDADVLPLQSLDNLFDSYEIGVGEIAASPDSGWPDIFNSGVFKLKPNQETLNSLIEFAGKGDSSTFDGADQGLLNEFYPNWHRLPYLYNVTPNYRQDYQYLPAFHRFFKDIKALHYIGGAKPWSYDNILSSDLSNFHQFWWDDFNRFFDKSTRYKLLRLKGEGANLRFQKLVNEWDVSNLKEPQQLQRASFASESVSDSGKHIEHPPIFPWEHRDKREATRFFHEGDDLPSYQDVTQDEEKDKDEAFHEKLRRNLDVLKATKLGSSSSPAPPRTKKAPLSKEYNFGQGDDDFNPDKSLDEVSKLPLKFFSKEKARRESEDK; from the coding sequence ATGTCTGCATCCAACTCGGCTTTTGTTACTTTACTTGTAGGCGAGTCCTATGCTCCAGGTGTTCTCACCCTTGGATCCAAACTCAAAGAGCTTGGAACAAGCCATAAATTGGTTTTGTTATTGGACACTAGTACAGTTTCACAAGAGTTACAAGATTTGATCTCCACAGTTTATGACGAGATTATACCTGTTGATACCATTCAAGCACCATTGACCAAGCTTGCGGAAACATTGGATCGTCCAGAATTGTCGATTACTTACACAAAGTTGCTATTGTGGGGATTAACACAATACGAGTCTATTGTTTACCTTGATGCTGATGTTTTACCCTTGCAAAGCTTGGATAACTTGTTTGACTCCTATGAGATTGGTGTTGGTGAGATTGCCGCATCGCCTGACTCAGGCTGGCCCGATATCTTCAATTCTGGTGTGTTCAAATTGAAACCAAACCAAGAGACATTGAATAGTTTGATTGAGTTTGCTGGTAAAGGTGACTCGCTGACTTTTGATGGTGCTGACCAAGGTTTGTTGAATGAGTTTTACCCCAATTGGCACAGATTGCCATATCTTTACAATGTAACTCCCAACTATCGCCAAGATTACCAGTACTTGCCAGCATTTCACAGGTTCTTTAAAGATATTAAGGCTTTGCACTATATTGGGGGTGCCAAACCATGGAGCTACGATAATATATTATCGAGTGACTTGAGCAACTTTCATCAGTTTTGGTGGGATGATTTTAATAGGTTTTTTGATAAGTCAACGAGGTACAAATTGTTGAGATTAAAAGGTGAAGGCGCAAATTTGCGATTCCAGAAATTGGTCAATGAATGGGATGTGTCTAATCTCAAAGAGCCACAACAATTACAAAGagcttcttttgcttccgAATCGGTATCAGATTCCGGAAAGCATATTGAGCACCCACCTATATTTCCTTGGGAGCATCGTGATAAGAGAGAGGCAACAAGGTTCTTCCATGAAGGAGATGATTTACCTAGTTATCAAGATGTTACccaagatgaagaaaaagataaagatgagGCTTTCCATGAGAAGTTGCGAAGAAACCTTGATGTGTTGAAGGCTACAAAACTTGGCTCATCTTCTTCGCCCGCACCGCCACGAACAAAAAAGGCGCCCTTACTGAAAGAGTATAATTTTGGCCAAGGAGATGATGATTTCAATCCCGATAAGTCGTTGGATGAAGTTTCGAAATTGCCGCTCAagtttttttcaaaagaaaaagcaagaagAGAGAGCGAGGACAAGTAG
- a CDS encoding uncharacterized protein (MEROPS:MER0020214), whose translation MFGSSSSGFGGFGNNTANPANSPFGGGGTTQAGASPFGSSTTGGGGLFGNNNNTTTAQQQQQQQQQQQPSTFGSGGAFGSNTGGIGGVGSNGGLFGTQTNTALSPFGQQQQQPQQSTQPSSVFGNANSTAGTSAFGTSSGGGLFGSKPATSSTFGGFGTGNTTSSPFGGTATTATTNAFGTSAAIDPNVNNGTAGRAFTPFTEKDSANINNVFQNICCMSEYKNFSFEELRLKDYEQGRRFANQAGAGAGTGAGVGGAGATGTGFGFGSSQQPLGGGLFGSQNNNTSSPFGGNASGSAFGSSFNKPTGSPFGSNGQSTGAFGSAQNPSPFGATNATGGGAFGNSGGATNAFGSGGGAFGAKPATGFGGLGSTNTTGNAFGSNTGGGGAFGQGGTGFGGSTNSPFGASNSNTGNAFGASSNSPFGQNNNSNALGGGAFGATNTGSVFGGSNNTGSGSGGGGGGLFGQSNTNAFGSGSAGGGGGGGGLFGQSNNNNSNNVFGANKPATGFGSGTSGGLFGQSNQSQSNQGGGLFGQNNSNQQSGGGLFGSKPAATGTTSAFGQNNTGGLFGGGNQQNNTSGGLFGSKPAGTTGGGLFGNNTQQGTSGGLFGQQQQQPQSSGGGLFGSKPAGSTGGGLFGGQSNTLGSSGVLFGGGNQNQQQQNSNAFGNGSSAGGLFGSKPGVGGATGGLFGSGGQQQSTASGATGGGLFGGGSSSTSGGLFGSKPAQNGIGTGTGTGGLFGGGNNTNNNNNNNNNNSNNSNTVGGGFGNFAGGLSTSGGFSQQSQPQSSQPSFLQQSQQQQTQPLANINTQNPYGNNPLFQSITGTSQEQGQGQRPQAVIVSSSLSSSNPAKKTVTLGSASSRITPLFKVNVLSAKKPEEKAQDQLFKKKVDNLFSPITDSAIITSDVFKPNINFKKLVIEKSSGEDGKNGQLLVSGTSSPTKQVTFGFESKKKPASSETLESQTKGDSGDKVGSGERENGEEVFDADGYWMSPSLNELKKKSLLELKSVHDFKIGRKNYGTLKFIDPVDLTAMINLEDIPGNLVTFDTKSCVVYPDDDVKPRPGEGLNLPAEITLEGCFPLNSVDKLPILDPKSDVVKRHIENLKKLPEMEFISYDPETGDWKFRVKEM comes from the coding sequence ATGTTTGGAAGCTCATCTTCTGGTTTTGGTGGCTTTGGAAACAATACCGCCAACCCAGCAAACTCTCCATTTGGTGGAGGAGGTACTACTCAAGCTGGCGCTTCGCCATTCGGTAGCAGCACTACTGGTGGTGGAGGTTTATTTggaaataacaacaatacaacaacagcacaacaacaacagcaacaacaacaacagcagcaaccaTCTACATTTGGATCCGGCGGCGCATTTGGTAGTAACACCGGAGGcattggtggtgttggtagtAATGGTGGACTCTTTGgcacacaaacaaacactGCTTTATCTCCTTTTGgccaacaacagcaacaaccacaGCAACTGACCCAGCCTTCCTCTGTGTTTGGAAATGCCAATTCGACAGCAGGCACATCTGCATTTGGCACATCGTCTGGAGGTGGGCTTTTCGGAAGTAAACCCGCTACATCATCTACGTTTGGTGGTTTTGGCACAGGAAATACAACTTCATCGCCCTTTGGTGGAACAGCGACAACCGCAACAACCAATGCATTTGGAACCTCAGCAGCAATTGATCCAAACGTTAATAATGGAACAGCCGGTAGGGCTTTTACTCCATTTACTGAAAAGGACTCAGCCAATATTAATAAcgtttttcaaaatatttGCTGTATGTCTGAATATAAAAACTTTTCGTTTGAAGAGTTGAGATTGAAGGATTATGAGCAAGGGCGAAGGTTCGCCAACCaagctggtgctggtgctgggaCTGGTGCTGGGGTTGGAGGAGCTGGTGCTACTGGAAcaggttttggttttggatCATCTCAACAACCTTTGGGTGGTGGTCTCTTTGGGTCGCAGAACAACAATACATCGTCGCCATTTGGTGGCAATGCTAGTGGTTCTGCTTTTGGCTCATCTTTTAACAAACCAACCGGTTCTCCATTTGGTCTGAACGGTCAATCTACAGGAGCATTTGGTTCTGCTCAAAACCCATCACCTTTTGGTGCAACAAACGCTACAGGTGGTGGTGCATTTGGTAATAGCGGAGGAGCAACAAATGCATTTGGTAGTGGAGGCGGTGCTTTTGGTGCTAAACCAGCAACCGGGTTTGGTGGACTTGGTTCTACAAACACTACTGGAAATGCATTTGGCTCCAAcactggtggtggtggtgctttTGGACAGGGAGGCACTGGGTTTGGTGGTAGCACCAATTCGCCTTTTGGAGCATCTAATTCAAACACTGGTAATGCGTTTGGTGCAAGTTCAAATTCGCCATTTggacaaaacaacaacagcaatgcTCTAGGCGGGGGTGCATTTGGTGCCACCAATACAGGTTCTGTATTTGGCGGCTCGAATAACACAGGGTCTggaagtggtggtggtggtggtggattGTTTGGGCaatcaaatacaaatgcTTTCGGATCAGGCAGCGCTGGCGGTGGCGGTGGCGGTGGCGGTTTGTTTGGACAActgaacaacaacaatagtaaCAACGTTTTTGGAGCAAACAAGCCGGCAACCGGATTTGGTTCTGGAACATCCGGTGGTTTGTTTGGTCAACTGAACCAACTGCAGTCAAATCAAGGTGGTGGCTTGTTTGGTCAAAACAATAGCAATCAACAGAGTGGCGGGGGTCTCTTTGGTTCTAAGCCTGCTGCTACTGGAACAACATCAGCTTTTGGGCAAAACAATACTGGTGGCTTGTTTGGCGGTGGTAATCAACAAAATAACACATCTGGTGGTCTCTTTGGTTCAAAGCCAGCTGGAACAACTGGTGGTGGATTATTTGGAAACAATACTCAACAGGGCACTTCTGGTGGACTATTTggacagcaacagcagcagccaCAATCTAGTGGCGGAGGACTCTTTGGCTCAAAGCCAGCTGGATCTACAGGTGGCGGACTTTTTGGCGGCCAACTGAACACATTGGGTAGCTCGGGTGTATTATTTGGTGGAGGCAACCAAaaccagcaacagcaaaataGCAATGCTTTTGGTAATGGCTCTTCTGCAGGTGGGTTATTTGGATCTAAACCTGGCGTTGGTGGTGCAACTGGTGGTTTATTTGGAAGCGGTGGCCAGCAACAAAGCACTGCATCTGGTGCCACGGGCGGCGGATTATTCGGTGGTGGTAGTTCTTCTACTTCTGGTGGATTATTTGGTTCTAAGCCAGCACAAAACGGCATTGGAACTGGCACTGGAACTGGTGGTTTATTTGGTGGTGGAAATaacaccaacaataacaataacaataataataataatagtaataatagtaatactGTCGGTGGTGGCTTTGGAAATTTTGCAGGTGGTTTGTCTACCTCTGGCGGGTTTctgcaacaactgcaaccaCAATCATCGCAACCGCTGTTCCTTcaacaatcacaacaacaacaaacccaaccGTTGGCAAATATCAATACGCAGAATCCGTATGGAAACAATCCTCTTTTCCAGTCGATCACTGGCACTCTGCAAGAACAAGGTCAAGGTCAGCGACCGCAAGCAGTAATTGTCAGTTCTTCATTGTCTTCTTCAAATCCGGCAAAAAAGACTGTTACTTTGGGGAGCGCGTCGCTGAGGATTACTCCATTATTCAAAGTTAATGTGTTGTCGGCAAAGAAACCCGAGGAGAAAGCGCAGGACCAActatttaaaaagaaagtggaCAATTTGTTTTCGCCCATTACTGATCTGGCTATAATCACCTCTGATGTGTTTAAGCCTAACATCAATTTCAAGAAATTGGTTATAGAGAAGTCCAGTGGAGAAGATGGAAAGAACGGACAGTTGTTGGTTAGTGGAACCAGTAGTCCCACCAAACAAGTgacttttggttttgaaagcaaaaagaagccTGCTTCGTCAGAGACTTTAGAAAGCCAAACTAAAGGGGACTCGGGAGATAAAGTAGGTTctggagagagagaaaatggTGAGGAAGTTTTCGATGCAGATGGGTACTGGATGTCGCCTTCATTGAAtgagttgaagaagaaatcgCTTTTGGAGTTGAAATCTGTGCACGATTTCAAAATCGGCAGAAAGAATTATGGTACATTGAAATTTATTGATCCCGTTGACTTGACTGCCATGATCAATCTCGAGGATATACCAGGTAACTTGGTGACATTTGATACCAAGTCGTGCGTCGTATACCCAGATGATGATGTAAAGCCAAGACCAGGTGAAGGATTAAACTTGCCAGCCGAAATTACCCTTGAAGGTTGTTTTCCTCTCAATAGTGTCGACAAGTTGCCGATCTTGGACCCCAAGAGCGACGTTGTTAAACGCCAtattgaaaatttgaaaaaattaccGGAGATGGAGTTTATCTCGTATGATCCAGAGACTGGTGACTGGAAGTTTAGAGTGAAAGAGATGTAA
- the APN1 gene encoding DNA-(apurinic or apyrimidinic site) lyase (BUSCO:EOG09262XMN) — MPPKVKAPKVKVEFTPKYERNLTTKFKFGAHVGASGGVYNAVTNARDIGANSFALFLKSPRKWVSPEYNPDDVKKFHELCSTHNYNPRTDILPHGSYLLNLGNPDFEKAEKAYVSFVDDLKRCELLNIGLYNFHPGSSLDGNHEEALTRLATNINRAIKETNFVKIVLENMAGHGNLIGSNLQDIKDVIDMIEDKSRVGVCLDTCHSFAAGYDISDATKLEDFLQNFDDLIGAEYLSAIHLNDSKAPLGANRDLHQKLGQGFLGLEVFRAIANCKRLQNIPIVLETPIEKNETDEIYGEEIKLLEWLEGKSVDDAEYIEKRDQLSTAGQKERSEHLKKYEAKTKKNAKATASKRKTNKTIKAEERENDDDDIINKVTKKQKVTR, encoded by the exons ATGCCACCAAAAGT CAAGGCGCCGAAAGTAAAGGTTGAATTTACGCCCAAGTATGAACGCAATTTAACcaccaaattcaaatttggtGCTCACGTTGGAGcttctggtggtgtttaTAACGCAGTGACCAACGCTAGGGATATTGGTGCTAATAGCTTTGCCTTGTTTCTCAAATCACCAAGAAAGTGGGTGTCTCCAGAATACAACCCAGATGATGTCAAAAAGTTTCACGAGTTGTGCTCCACGCATAACTACAATCCACGCACAGATATATTACCCCATGGCTCATACTTGTTAAATTTGGGAAACCCCGATTTTGAGAAAGCCGAGAAGGCCTACGTTTCATTTGTCGATGATTTAAAAAGATGCGAGTTGCTCAATATCGGTTTATACAATTTCCACCCTGGTTCAAGCTTAGACGGCAACCATGAGGAAGCATTGACTCGACTAGCTACAAACATCAACCGCGcaattaaagaaacaaactttGTAAAAATAGTACTTGAAAACATGGCTGGTCATGGCAACTTGATCGGCTCCAACTTGCAAGACATTAAAGACGTCATTGATATGATTGAGGATAAATCCAGAGTTGGTGTTTGTTTAGACACTTGTCACTCGTTTGCTGCAGGGTATGATATACTGGATGCTACCAAACTAGAGgactttttgcaaaatttcGATGATCTCATAGGTGCAGAATATCTCAGCGCGATACATTTAAACGATTCAAAAGCACCTCTTGGTGCCAACAGAGACTTGCATCAGAAACTAGGCCAAGGATTTTTAGGGTTGGAGGTATTCAGAGCCATTgccaattgcaaaagattGCAAAATATTCCCATTGTGTTGGAAACaccaattgaaaaaaacgaaacaGATGAGATATACGGAGAGGAAATCAAGCTTTTAGAGTGGCTCGAGGGAAAACTGGTTGACGATGCAGAATATATCGAGAAAAGAGATCAACTATCAACAGCaggacaaaaagaaaggctggagcatttgaaaaaatatgaagcaaagaccaaaaaaaatgcaaaagcaacagcttcaaaaaggaaaactaACAAGACAATAAAAGCggaagaaagggaaaatgatgatgatgacatTATCAATAAAGTAActaagaaacaaaaagtaacACGTTAG
- a CDS encoding uncharacterized protein (BUSCO:EOG09263M8W), with translation MNVRLSILRYIHAFLIPDSSLHARQKWILGLINLATVVIFWVLSSFLVNAMVEDDEYRKPFFITWTNTSCFSLYIIPYLRLKNMSLKQFMTKMRRGWRYSRVSDKQRGAKAGTGAGTGEESISGSVRSSSPYGSDDNENNNISTMNVIEDEENDVESNLISVKSRPSTLDGTCSEAFANEDSTEDGILDVGIFETFQLSLSFIILWFTANLVTNASLSYTSVASQTILSSTSSFFTLIIGFLKSVEKVSQSKVLGILLSFAGVLIVTKADTTATSSNPIDTNPNADPNKSTLVIIWGNLLALAGALIYGIYTILLKQKITIPNSHKERNLNTHLFFGFVGLICFLGLWPILIILHFTGVEEFELPPTLLMTELLIINAGITFISDFCWCNAVLLTSPLTVTVGLSMTIPLAMIGDWVFKGFQLNLVYIFGAVIVTTGFLIINKEEEDDFVIDEL, from the coding sequence ATGAATGTACGACTTAGTATACTCCGATATATACACGCATTCCTCATACCAGATAGTTCGCTCCACGCAAGGCAGAAATGGATTTTGGGCCTTATCAATTTAGCCACTGTTGTTATCTTTTGGGTGCTCTCGAGCTTTCTAGTCAACGCCATGGTGGAGGATGATGAATATAGAAaaccattttttattacatGGACGAACACGAGTTGTTTCAGTTTATACATTATTCCATACTTGAGACTAAAGAATATGTCATTGAAACAATTCATGACAAAAATGAGAAGAGGTTGGAGATATAGTCGAGTTTCAGATAAACAAAGAGGAGCAAAAGCTGGAACTGGAGCTGGAACCGGTGAGGAAAGCATTAGCGGGTCTGTTAGAAGTAGCAGTCCATACGGATCAGACGATAACGAAAACAATAACATCTCGACGATGAATGTGATTGAAGACGAAGAGAATGATGTCGAGTCGAATTTGATTAGCGTCAAATCAAGGCCATCCACGCTAGACGGTACTTGCAGCGAAGCTTTTGCTAATGAGGATTCCACAGAAGATGGTATACTTGATGTGGGTATATTTGAGACTTTCCAATTATCGCTACTGTTTATCATCCTCTGGTTTACAGCAAACTTGGTCACCAACGCATCACTTTCCTACACTTCAGTGGCATCACAGACCATCTTATCATCTACATCGTCATTCTTTACGCTAATCATTGGGTTTTTAAAATCTGTTGAGAAAGTAAGTCAGAGCAAAGTATTGGGCATTTTACTCAGCTTTGCTGGTGTTTTGATAGTGACCAAGGCTGATACTACGGCTACTTCCTCCAATCCCATAGATACAAACCCAAACGCAGACCCAAACAAATCGACATTGGTCATCATATGGGGCAACTTACTCGCCTTGGCAGGTGCCCTCATCTACGGCATTTATACAATCCtactaaaacaaaaaatcaCAATTCCAAACTCACACAAGGAAAGAAACTTGAATACACATTTGTTCTTTGGCTTTGTCGGACTCATATGCTTCTTAGGGCTCTGGCCTATCTTGATAATTTTACATTTCACAGGGGTAGAAGAGTTTGAACTTCCACCAACTTTGTTAATGACAGAATTGCTTATAATCAATGCAGGCATTACATTTATAAGTGACTTTTGTTGGTGTAATGCTGTGCTTTTGACTAGTCCGTTAACAGTGACTGTTGGTCTTTCAATGACTATTCCGCTCGCTATGATCGGAGATTGGGTGTTTAAAGGTTTCCAACTAAATTTAGTATACATCTTTGGTGCTGTAATTGTCACAACTGGCTTTTTGATTattaataaagaagaagaggatgatTTTGTTATAGATGAACTTTGA
- the OST6 gene encoding ER oligosaccharyltransferase complex subunit: MADPHLGYIIPIANSDISILDGKRDYYTLITITSTNPQHGCLLCQEITPVLAKVSKLWHADYSASNFLHFVTVDLNDDTNKPIFRSLNVGTVPHIWMVPPSSVNENRENRESGESDEENRTKFDFHSVPFDEFAIPKGSQHQQVLALAKFIGHHTQHTLMIRDENAMEKFIKTFIVVFSVVVLIKKKGPEMITSVPKRMVICFLAIIAILLFTAGYQFTVQNQVPFIAKSNKGEVVFISGGMQYQFAVEVAIVARQYQVNEKMDIHMN, translated from the exons ATGGCCGACCCTCACTTGGGATACATTATTCCCATAGCAAACAGTGATATCTCGATCCTTGATGGTAAAAGGGATTACTACACTTTAATTACTATCACTTCAACAAATCCACAACATGGGTGTTTACTATGTCAAGAGATCACTCCAGTTCTCGCTAAAGTCTCCAAATTATGGCATGCAGATTATTCAGCGTCCAATTTCCTACATTTTGTCACTGTGGACTTGAATGACGATACAAACAAACCGATTTTTAGGAGTTTGAATGTGGGAACTGTGCCGCATATATGGATGGTGCCGCCAAGCTCTGTCAATGAAAATCGTGAAAATCGTGAAAGTGGTGAAAGTGATGAGGAAAACAGGACCAAGTTTGACTTTCATTCTGTTCCCTTTGATGAATTTGCTATACCTAAAGGCTCACAGCATCAACAAGTCTTGGCGCTTGCAAAATTCATAGGACACCATACACAACATACTTTGATGATCAGAGATGAAAACGCCATGGAAAAGTTTATTAAGACATTTATCGTCGTGTTTTCCGTGGTTGtattgataaagaaaaagggacCCGAGATGATCACAAGTGTCCCCAAAAGAATGGTTATATGCTTCCTTGCAATCATTGCTATACTTCTATTTACAGCCGGGTATCAATTTACTGTACAGAATCAAGTGCCTTTTATTGCAAAGTCAAACAAGGGCGAAGTAGTGTTTATTTCTGGTGGGATGCAGTATCAATTTGCGGTGGAAGTGGCGATTGTGGCAA GACAATACCAAGTCAATGAGAAAA tGGATATCCATATGAATTGA
- the UNG1 gene encoding uracil DNA glycosylase (BUSCO:EOG09264GMT): MVKRPITDYFSTVTITRKKPRPEELASHIKVTEPNVNSDKETNGEKLEDDENLKYKDFCKEYKFNKTNWVNGLTLDQRETLQLEIEKLHITWLAALHQELTKPYFIKLKKFLASQTLQKKVIFPKQEDIYSWSKLTPLPTIKCLILGQDPYHNYNQAHGLAFSVLEPTRPPPSLVNIYKTLAIDIPEFVVPNYKSNNTGGGNLSKWAENGVLMLNAVLTVEAHKANSHAKQGWEQFTEEVIKQAIRYHCNSESRVNGGFVIMAWGSPAQKRVENIFRKMDKGDKEKFLVLQTVHPSPLSAHRGFFQSQVFKRCNDWLKEHDRDVIDWNALAEKEIIEEGPKKEG; the protein is encoded by the coding sequence atgGTAAAACGACCGATCACTGATTATTTCAGCACAGTCACCATCACCAGAAAGAAACCGCGGCCTGAGGAATTGGCTCTGCATATAAAGGTAACAGAACCTAATGTAAATTCtgacaaagaaacaaatggCGAGAAACTAGAGGATGATGAGAATTTAAAGTACAAAGACTTTTGCAAAGAGTACAAGTTCAACAAAACCAACTGGGTAAATGGTTTAACATTAGACCAGAGGGAAACTTTACAGTTGgaaattgagaaattgCATATAACTTGGTTAGCAGCTTTGCACCAGGAACTCACAAAACCCTATTTTAttaaattgaagaaatttttGGCATCACaaactttgcaaaaaaaagtgattTTTCCTAAGCAAGAGGATATTTACTCGTGGTCGAAGCTAACTCCATTGCCCACTATTAAGTGCCTCATTTTGGGGCAAGATCCATACCACAACTACAATCAGGCACATGGGCTAGCATTTTCGGTGCTTGAACCAACGCGGCCACCGCCTTCATTGGTCAATATATACAAGACTCTTGCCATTGATATTCCCGAATTTGTGGTCCCCAACTATAAAAGTAATAATACTGGTGGTGGAAATTTATCAAAGTGGGCTGAGAACGGTGTATTGATGCTCAACGCAGTTCTTACTGTTGAGGCACACAAGGCTAATAGTCATGCGAAACAAGGGTGGGAACAGTTTACTGAAGAAGTGATAAAACAAGCAATTAGGTATCATTGCAATAGCGAGAGCAGAGTCAATGGCGGTTTCGTAATAATGGCATGGGGCTCACCTGCTCAAAAGAGAGTAGAGAACATCTTTCGGAAAATGGATAAAGGCGATAAGGAAAAGTTTTTGGTACTTCAAACGGTGCACCCGTCACCTTTATCCGCTCATCGTGGGTTTTTCCAGCTGCAAGTGTTTAAAAGATGTAATGATTGGTTAAAAGAACACGATCGCGATGTTATCGATTGGAACGCACTTgctgaaaaagaaataattgAAGAAGGGCCGAAGAAGGAAGGATGA